One part of the Trichomycterus rosablanca isolate fTriRos1 chromosome 25, fTriRos1.hap1, whole genome shotgun sequence genome encodes these proteins:
- the LOC134302380 gene encoding myomegalin-like isoform X1 — translation MKDLCRICARELCGNQRRWIFHPGAKLQVLLSHTLGCELRRDGRGEFACSKCAFMLERMYRFDTVIARVEALSIERLHKLLMEKDHLRQCISRLYFKHNNDAVPVEKNCMVDMSGLHDAKYSALLEDDLMYSVYESWADDEEQMLDCIHYSQSHGSEASLPWHKPRRCRGCTRLRVADSDYEAVCKVPRKIARSTSCGPSTRYSETTMTTTASATLVPETQQTTRASSDSDKTLGERPSSSNSAESLISTQAAVPFDKEMERDIKDEHTDNLSEGLTPGSTSAADKLQLALCLVQNCVYKPIQIPHGSKLPVLIKPASTGACTKPGNLEQALRSQLDGEDYALEIPGAPRIQFDLTMELAELEEMCDDVYKPLRFHKLPKKSLVEEQQSQLNQYESAAGQCVNELQKAQHQVQSLQNKIQDSEASNKKLQDRLDEMETELCSIRHAAQNQERTIQSLTESLSTKETETQELHQVIEGQNSTLCTLREMAHRKQLHNTQTGEEAKLQGEVIALQSSLFSRQLELETGQRAQRQSQRVAEDLGNARDRLQSDLEAALKHRETTENYNQDLRNTLKQLRSDMQIKEAQLKECEADKHTEISARDRTISQLQLLLKEKERLVQEHSEMLDKPVETSRPRDALLDKLKSRIRDRDKALERSIDEKFHCLEEKESEVRRLQLALREKERDLERLRCILSNNEETITSLDGLVRSKELELEQTQETCRKLQWLKQQSDEKHKVALRERDNIITHLHSALHKCSKEAEDLTAALTAKLFPNPNEVVEELKSRLVLKERLFQDLLTERSRQTQEHHTLIQDLLNTINARDQYIKESGQRSRQVIVERTGQLQEMRRQLASHEQGLCDVTREKERERERRAAVDIEMDRLQSLLREKESLITDLMQGQEEALLTPRSAGATESDQSSELEMQAVKEELQIALRKHRETERELLELRSSLTKKNETNTDPDPQCALEQLVTEYQHLNQALRAEKKLYQNLSHIQTRGDSEEKTLMLHVELDTIQALRGQLEEVLNRTRDTALALERAAQAQADYGEFSTDEETDEDDDVDEDEGSSSEEFTDSIEDDDVKLTAQSLASTQNAGMLEASGIKGIPQVDFGGEWQYETELKKSGEAGEEEHQLSQADCIMFSQSRTTPPSLQEENQRLELSGSGSGLRAESKVPVTCRGWKQSDADRLNLHDQQIPHELIEEEEEEEEEEYDDEEWEQEDVRPPLGKRGPPNVTLREGAGKRRCNRPHSLDLGLLLAHKATGESREQEPSLQQEVEGGSGGSAGFWQHVEAGLREQAERLRSDLALSRQESRELQERLMVSEATVQAQAEQLKDYRELLTESAVQQDSKQVQVDLQDLGYETSGRSENEAEREDASSPEFDDLEMCTSLSPQSYVSVNKPWNQHGDLLVQDLRKQLSRCHKVIRGLQLRVRSLSTTSDYASSLERTPRKVNWAFQPSPEEDEGWHSDVPALCSSSVKSNRELQELVSRVASLENQIRSCKQEEKRGAEEGKTATWPGKYNTLIQAQARELSHLRQRMREGRGICHILTQHLGDTTKAFEELLRANDIDYYMGQSFREQLSQNSSLAQRISIKISGRDLLEVPDDKMGHELLALRLSKELQQKDKIIESLHTKLQQRPDTPSTSHAPSETTDQSDRTSFVSDERASVNEDLELCSDADGVSEYAQEEAVPMSENTGAHSLPLSGSLPLFQNHPWYTTSNNLNSHSLPLLGHDTRLLTPEQPQQGLRRPPLRSFSLPHSLSNYPLMGPALPDSSSYTKLYHHSLDQPQQSDSSLVGSSTPWGIDSLLHPVTGFSGVPGYQSGNSNLGVDLIEEHLREVRTLRQRLEDSIKTNERLRQQLENRLANAARDGAAPTNIYIQGLDTVTQLSNEIRLLKEENLSLQSKLQMSRDNSEEVEQLREAVLSGRARLKQVELEAEQWKDEVRRLQAHICEQSQQIQQMRQDRQSNQEHSNRLQHELSLLQQQLSESRQLLHSLQCEVRLYDRMCAGNKGAPAGYLSEIPYASFPLGGELGELMVEVRALRTQLERSIHENSSLRIQLQKQLEQQLTSTSLDSRPSSLIPASPLRDAFYRRQLLHDPSPSPPVRDVGPFPAGPPCSPFSELEESSLAANDSLEPHSELEGDAPDGSFANRNGRHAIGHVDDFGALQQQVLEGRGLVQRMEATLNTCLNTALMEVNTGKALDYASIKTLLANTKTLRQILEEAFSLLKMFWRAALPSSDSSAHFLRKEQSMKEEIQSLRTRIEEQEEVLQNTIQRLKSTSRTKESMETFIVNQLSRTRDVLKKARTNLEKNQLRISSLSSSSSSSLYHGQILKGAFPVSSDWGGVTPEIAMETSPKHARKRSRECLYQEA, via the exons ATGAAGGACCTGTGCCGAATTTGTGCCCGCGAGTTGTGCGGGAATCAACGTCGTTGGATTTTTCACCCAGGAGCCAAGCTACAGGTGCTGCTGTCGCACACACTGGGTTGCGAGCTGCGCCGGGACGGCCGCGGCGAGTTCGCCTGCAGCAAGTGTGCCTTCATGCTTGAGCGTATGTACCGCTTTGACACAGTAATCGCACGCGTCGAAGCCCTCTCCATTGAGCGCCTGCACAAGCTCCTGATGGAGAAAGACCACCTCAGACAGTGCATTAGCCGACTGTACTTCAAGCACAACAACGATGCCGTACCTGTGGAGAAGAACTGCATGGTGGACATGTCAGGCCTTCACGATGCAAAGTACAGCGCTCTGCTTGAAGACGACCTGATGTATTCTGTTTACGAGTCGTGGGCAGATGACGAGGAGCAGATGTTAGACTGCATCCATTACTCACAGAGTCATGGGTCAGAGGCGTCTTTGCCTTGGCACAAGCCACGAAGGTGCCGGGGATGCACTAGGCTCCGCGTAGCTGACTCAGACTATGAAGCAGTGTGTAAGGTCCCCAGGAAGATCGCACGTAGCACCTCGTGTGGGCCGTCTACACGCTATTCGGAGACCACAATGACAACTACAGCATCAGCTACTCTGGTTCCAGAGACTCAGCAAACAACAAGAGCTTCATCAGACAGTGACAAGACTTTAGGGGAGAGGCCAAGCTCTAGCAACTCTGCAGAGTCTTTAATTTCAACACAGGCTGCAGTGCCTTTTGATAAAGAGATGGAACGAGATATCAAGGATGAGCATACGGACAACCTCTCTGAAGGTCTTACTCCTGGCTCGACAAGTGCTGCGGACAAATTGCAGCTAGCTTTGTGTCTGGTTCAGAACTGTGTATACAAACCTATCCAGATTCCCCATGGTAGTAAACTCCCAGTTCTAATTAAACCCGCGTCTACGGGTGCATGCACTAAGCCGGGTAATCTTGAGCAGGCCTTAAGGAGCCAGCTTGATGGGGAAGACTATGCACTAGAGATTCCAGGTGCTCCAAGAATCCAGTTTGACTTGACAATGGAGTTGGCTGAGCTGGAAGAGATGTGTGATGATGTGTATAAGCCCTTACGCTTCCACAAGCTTCCAAAGAAG AGTCTAGTAGAGGAGCAGCAGTCCCAGTTGAACCAGTATGAATCTGCAGCAGGCCAGTGCGTCAACGAACTACAGAAAGCGCAGCACCAGGTTCAGTCTCTCCAGAATAAGATCCAAGATAGTGAAGCCAGCAACAAG aaGCTGCAGGATAGGCTGGATGAAATGGAGACTGAGCTGTGTTCTATCAGACATGCAGCTCAAAATCAGGAAAGAACCATTCAAAGCCTCACCGAAAGCCTCAGTACTAAAGAAACAGAG acacAAGAGCTGCATCAGGTTATAGAAGGACAGAACAGCACCCTGTGTACGCTCAGAGAAATGGCACATCGCAAACAGCTCCATAACACACAG ACTGGAGAGGAGGCTAAGCTACAGGGTGAGGTGATAGCACTACAGAGCTCTCTCTTCAGCCGCCAGCTCGAGCTGGAGACCGGTCAGCGTGCCCAGAGGCAGAGTCAGAGAGTGGCAGAGGACCTGGGAAACGCTCGTGACCGCCTACAAAGTGACCTAGAGGCAGCACTGAAGCACAGAGAGACCACTGAGAATTACAACCAG gatcTGCGTAACACATTAAAGCAGTTACGTTCAGATATGCAAATAAAAGAGGCGCAGCTGAAGGAATGCGAGGCTGATAAACACACCGAAATTTCAGCCCGAGACAGAACCATCTCACAGCTCCAGCTGTTACTGAAGGAGAAGGAACGGCTTGTGCAG GAGCACTCAGAGATGCTGGACAAGCCTGTTGAGACCAGTCGCCCCCGAGATGCCCTCCTGGATAAACTCAAGAGCCGCATCCGTGACCGTGACAAAGCTCTGGAG CGCTCTATAGACGAGAAGTTTCACTGTCTGGAGGAGAAAGAGAGCGAGGTACGCAGGCTTCAGTTAGCACTCCGGGAAAAAGAACGGGACCTGGAGAGACTGCGCTGCATTCTATCCAACAACGAAGAAACGATCacg AGTTTGGATGGTCTGGTGCGCAGTAAGGAGCTGGAGCTGGAGCAAACTCAGGAAACATGCCGAAAGCTGCAGTGGCTCAAACAGCAGAGTGACGAGAAACACAAAGTGGCTCTGCGCGAGAGAGACAACATCATCACACACCTGCACTCTGCACTACACAAATGCAGCAAAGAggcagag GATCTGACAGCGGCACTGACGGCTAAGCTTTTCCCCAACCCCAACGAGGTGGTAGAGGAGCTGAAGTCACGCCTGGTGCTCAAGGAGCGGCTTTTCCAAGACTTGCTGACCGAGCGCAGCAGGCAGACACAAGAGCATCACACTCTGATTCAGGACCTGCTCAACACCATCAATGCCAGAGACCAGTACATTAAG GAAAGCGGGCAGAGATCAAGGCAGGTGATAGTGGAGAGGACCGGGCAGCTACAAGAGATGCGTAGGCAGCTGGCATCACACGAACAGGGGCTGTGTGACGTGACTCGGGAGAAagaaagggagagagagagaagagctGCGGTGGATATTGAGATGGACAGACTTCAAAGTTTActcagagagaaagagagccTTATCACG GACCTAATGCAAGGTCAGGAAGAGGCGCTGTTGACCCCTAGATCAGCGGGAGCAACAGAGA GTGATCAGAGCTCTGAGCTGGAGATGCAAGCTGTTAAGGAAGAGCTACAGATTGCACTAAGAAAGCACAGAGAGACggag AGAGAGCTACTGGAGCTGAGATCCTCTCTAACCAAAAAGAATGAAACCAACACTGACCCTGATCCCCAG TGTGCTCTGGAGCAGTTGGTAACGGAGTACCAGCATCTAAACCAGGCTCTCAGAGCTGAGAAGAAGCTTTATCAAAACCTGAGCCACATCCAGACCAGAGGAGACAG TGAGGAGAAGACTCTGATGCTCCACGTGGAACTGGACACAATCCAGGCACTGCGGGGACAGCTGGAAGAGGTCCTGAACAGGACCCGAGACACAGCTCTGGCGCTGGAAAGGGCAGCTCAGGCCCAGGCCGACTATGGAG AGTTCAGCACCGACGAGGAAACTGATGAGGATGATGACGTCGACGAGGATGAAGGCAGTAGCAGTGAAGAGTTCACAGACAGCATAGAGGACGACGATGTGAAACTGACCGCTCAGAGTCTGGCTAGCACACAG AATGCTGGGATGTTGGAGGCATCTGGAATTAAAGGAATACCCCAGGTGGACTTTGGGGGAGAATGGCAGTATGAGACTGAGCTGAAAAAGAGTGGAGAGGCAGGAGAAGAGGAACACCAGCTCAGCCAGGCTGACTGCATCATGTTCTCTCAGAGCAG GACAACTCCACCAAGCCTGCAAGAAGAAAACCAGAGGCTAGAACTGAGTGGAAGTGGATCCGGACTGAGGGCGGAGAGTAAAGTACCTGTGACGTGCAGAGGGTGGAAGCAAAGTGACGCAGACAGGCTGAACCTTCATGACCAGCAAATACCCCATGAGTTAATagaggaagaagaggaggaggaggaggaagagtatGATGATGAAGAGTGGGAGCAAGAGGACGTGCGACCCCCTCTGGGGAAGCGCGGGCCTCCGAACGTGACTCTGAGAGAAGGAGCGGGGAAGAGGAGGTGTAACAGACCCCACTCTCTAGATCTCGGCCTGCTTCTTGCTCACAAAGCTACGGGCGAATCCAGAGAGCAG GAACCCAGCCTGCAGCAGGAGGTGGAGGGAGGGAGTGGAGGTTCTGCAGGGTTCTGGCAGCATGTAGAGGCGGGACTTCGAGAGCAGGCAGAGCGTCTGCGTAGCGACCTGGCCCTGAGCCGCCAGGAAAGCAGAGAGTTGCAAGAGAGACTGATGGTGTCCGAGGCCACAGTACAGGCTCAGGCCGAACAGCTCAAGGACTACAGAGAACTGCTGA CGGAGAGTGCCGTGCAGCAGGACAGTAAGCAGGTGCAGGTGGATCTGCAAGATCTGGGCTATGAAACCAGTGGCCGCAGTGAGAACGAGGCTGAAAGAGAAGATGCTAGTAGCCCCG AGTTCGATGACCTGGAGATGTGCACCTCTCTCTCTCCACAGTCCTACGTCAGCGTCAACAAGCCCTGGAATCAGCACGGCGATTTGTTGGTACAGGACCTGCGCAAACAGCTCTCACGCTGCCACAAAGTGATCCGCGGACTGCAGCTACGCGTGCGGTCACTCTCCACAACCTCCGACTACGCCTCCAGCCTTGAACGCACACCACGCAAG GTGAACTGGGCTTTTCAGCCCTCCCCTGAAGAGGATGAGGGCTGGCACTCGGACGTCCCGGCTCTGTGTTCCAGCTCGGTGAAGTCCAACAGGGAGCTGCAGGAGCTGGTGTCCCGTGTGGCATCACTGGAGAATCAGATCCGCAGCTGCAAACAGGAGGAGAAAAGAGGGGCTGAGGAGGGGAAGACTGCCACCTGGCCTGG TAAGTACAACACGCTGATCCAGGCTCAGGCCCGGGAGCTGTCACATCTGCGCCAAAGGATGCGCGAGGGCCGAGGAATCTGCCACATCCTCACACAGCACCTGGGCGACACCACTAAAGCCTTCGAAGAGCTGCTGCGCGCCAATGACATCGATTACTACATGGGACAGAGTTTTAGAGAACAGCTGTCCCAGAACTCCTCACTTGCACAGAGGATCAGCATTAAGATCAGCGGAC GAGATCTTTTAGAGGTACCGGATGACAAAATGGGCCATGAGCTGTTAGCATTAAG gttAAGTAAGGAGCTTCAGCAAAAAGACAAAATCATCGAGTCTCTGCACACCAAGCTGCAACAACGCCCTGACACACCATCCACCAGCCACGCCCCCTCAGAAACAACAGATCAATCCGACCGCACGTCTTTTGTGTCAGATGAGAGGGCGTCGGTCAACGAGGACCTGGAGCTGTGTTCTGATGCGGATGGAGTCAGCGAATACGCCCAGGAGGAAGCTGTTCCCATGTCAGAGAATACAG GTGCACATTCTCTTCCCTTGTCTGGCTCTTTGCCCTTGTTCCAGAACCATCCATGGTACACTACTTCAAATAACTTAAACTCTCATTCATTGCCCCTCCTTGGGCATGATACTCGGCTATTGACACCAGAACAGCCGCAACAGGGTCTGCGCAGGCCACCACTCCGAA GTTTTAGCTTACCCCATTCGCTGAGCAACTATCCACTGATGGGCCCTGCACTGCCTGATTCCTCCAGTTATACAAAGCTATACCATCATTCCCTCGACCAGCCCCAGCAATCGGACAGCAGCCTGGTGGGGAGCAGTACACCCTGGGGCATAGATAGCCTACTCCATCCAGTCACAGGCTTCTCTGGAGTGCCTGGTTATCAGTCAGGAAACAGCAACCTAG GTGTGGACCTGATCGAGGAGCATCTGCGAGAGGTGCGGACCCTGCGACAGCGTCTAGAAGACTCCATCAAGACTAATGAAAGGCTGAGACAACAGCTGGAGAATCGTCTGGCCAACGCCGCCAGAGACGGAG CAGCACCTACGAACATCTATATTCAGGGCCTGGACACTGTCACCCAGCTGTCCAATGAGATTCGCTTGCTGAAGGAAGAGAATCTAAGTCTCCAGTCCAAACTGCAGATGAGCAGGG ATAACAGTGAGGAGGTAGAGCAGTTGCGAGAGGCGGTGTTGTCTGGACGGGCTCGGCTGAAGCAGGTCGAGTTAGAAGCTGAGCAGTGGAAGGATGAGGTGAGGAGGCTCCAGGCACACATCTGTGAACAAAGTCAGCAGATCCAGCAGATGCGCCAGGACAGGCAGAGCAACCAGGAGCACAGCAATAG gctgCAGCATGAATTGAGTCTTCTCCAGCAGCAGCTGTCAGAAAGCAGGCAGCTGTTGCACTCACTGCAGTGTGAGGTGCGTCTGTATGATCGGATGTGTGCTGGAAACAAGGGCGCCCCTGCAG GTTACCTCTCTGAGATTCCATACGCCTCGTTTCCACTTGGGGGAGAATTAGGTGAGTTGATGGTGGAGGTACGGGCTTTAAGGACCCAGCTGGAGCGCAGCATCCATGAAAACAGCTCTCTCAGAATACAGCTACAAAAACAGCTGGAACAACAGTTGACCTCAACCAGTTTGGATTCAAGACCTTCATCTTTAATCCCAGCCAGCCCACTGAGGGACGCTTTCTACAGGAGGCAGTTGCTGCACG ACCCATCTCCCTCTCCTCCAGTAAGGGATGTTGGCCCATTTCCTGCTGGCCCCCCGTGTTCTCCTTTTTCAGAGCTTGAGGAGAGCTCACTCGCAGCTAACG ACTCTCTGGAGCCACATTCTGAGCTGGAAGGTGATGCCCCGGATGGTTCGTTCGCTAACCGGAACGGACGACATGCCATTGGGCACGTGGATGACTTTGGTGCTCTGCAGCAGCAGGTGTTAGAGGGCAGAGGGTTGGTGCAAAGGATGGAGGCCACGCTGAATACCTGCCTCAATACTGCACTGATGGAGGTCAATACAGGGAAG GCTCTGGATTATGCCAGCATAAAGACTTTGTTAGCTAACACTAAGACTCTGAGGCAGATTCTGGAGGAGGCATTTTCTCTGCTTAAGATGTTCTGGAGAGCAGCCTTGCCAAGCAGTGACAGTTCGGCACATTTTCTTCGAAAG GAGCAGTCAATGAAGGAGGAGATTCAGTCTCTGCGTACCAGGATAGAGGAGCAAGAGGAGGTTTTGCAAAACACCATACAAAGGCTGAAGAGCACCAGTCGGACTAAAGAGAGCATGGAGACCTTCATCGTCAACCAGT TGTCCAGGACTCGAGACGTGCTCAAAAAAGCCAGAACCAATCTGGAG AAGAACCAGCTCAGGATTTCATCCTTAagctcttcctcctcctcatccCTTTACCATG GTCAAATCCTCAAAGGTGCCTTCCCAGTGTCTTCTGATTGGGGTGGTGTGACCCCTGAGATTGCCATGGAAACCAGCCCGAAACACGCCAGGAAGCGCAGCAGGGAGTGCCTTTACCAAGAGGCGTAA